The following are encoded together in the Thermovirga sp. genome:
- a CDS encoding iron-containing alcohol dehydrogenase: MWKSISFITPDIVFGMDAVRVTGEKIKYLKGKRVLIITGPSVKSSGALDKVLESVKNAGIDFDVNVQQRSTPEPTTELAEEVARYIVDGKFDVVVGLGGGSILDVAKMSSALTTNPGKTRDYFGPGKVKSKGLPTIMIPTTAGTGSEVTKHAIFLDQENNVKKAVASSALLPDVAIVDPMLTVTSPRKVTSASGFDAWLHAAEPFVSKNANPITDALALQAVSMIAKHLGVAWSDPDDLDARYHVSLGSLMSGMVLNNAGTSLVHALAYPIGGEYHATHGISLSVLLISCFKAIAASKGERLVQIARAMGENVDGLSTREGVEVALDAMAAFMKSVELPISLEEIGITDRSGVERWAVEGWNERRLLGRCARDLTVEDIAAIYRDAFEARILGWV; the protein is encoded by the coding sequence ATGTGGAAAAGCATTTCATTCATCACCCCCGATATTGTTTTTGGGATGGATGCAGTGAGGGTCACCGGTGAGAAGATCAAATATCTCAAAGGGAAAAGAGTTTTGATAATTACCGGTCCTTCGGTGAAGTCATCGGGGGCCCTGGACAAGGTATTGGAATCGGTGAAAAATGCGGGGATAGATTTTGACGTCAATGTTCAGCAGCGCTCGACCCCGGAACCGACCACCGAGCTCGCGGAAGAAGTGGCGAGGTACATCGTCGACGGCAAATTTGACGTGGTAGTAGGCTTAGGAGGAGGCAGCATCCTCGATGTGGCGAAGATGTCCTCGGCGCTGACCACGAATCCCGGTAAAACCCGCGATTACTTTGGTCCCGGCAAGGTTAAGAGTAAGGGGCTCCCCACGATAATGATCCCCACGACCGCTGGGACCGGTTCAGAGGTCACCAAGCACGCCATCTTCCTGGACCAGGAGAACAACGTGAAAAAAGCTGTAGCTTCTTCAGCCCTGCTCCCCGATGTGGCCATAGTCGACCCGATGCTGACCGTGACATCGCCGCGCAAGGTAACCAGCGCTTCGGGGTTCGATGCTTGGCTCCATGCCGCCGAGCCCTTTGTCTCGAAAAACGCGAACCCCATCACCGACGCCCTGGCCCTGCAGGCGGTGAGCATGATCGCGAAGCACCTGGGCGTGGCATGGTCGGACCCCGACGACCTCGATGCCCGGTACCATGTGTCCCTTGGTTCCCTCATGTCGGGCATGGTCCTCAACAACGCCGGAACCAGCCTTGTGCACGCCCTGGCCTATCCCATAGGCGGCGAGTACCACGCCACCCACGGAATCTCCCTCAGCGTGCTCCTTATCTCGTGCTTCAAGGCGATAGCAGCCTCGAAGGGAGAGCGCCTAGTCCAGATCGCCAGGGCGATGGGCGAAAACGTGGATGGCCTATCCACCCGGGAAGGGGTTGAGGTCGCCCTCGATGCCATGGCGGCTTTCATGAAGAGCGTCGAACTCCCTATCAGCCTCGAGGAAATAGGGATAACGGACCGGTCCGGCGTGGAACGGTGGGCTGTCGAAGGATGGAACGAGAGGCGCCTCCTGGGCCGCTGTGCCCGCGATCTTACCGTTGAAGACATAGCCGCCATATACAGGGATGCCTTCGAGGCGAGGATCCTGGGTTGGGTTTAG